Sequence from the Ostrea edulis chromosome 8, xbOstEdul1.1, whole genome shotgun sequence genome:
ATTGACCGATTTCAAGAAACTTTTTCTCTATAACCACACATGTGCAAGAAAAGTTAAATGCAGTGATTTGGAgctggaaggcctctaccaaaattgtaaattttatgatcccttGGGTAGAGGTTATGACCcctgggtggggccaaacttggtatttagtgtttaagtgtaaaatatttaaataacatcttctgtACCATTAATActtaaattaaaactaaatggatatttagagagagtaggtagtccttcaccaaaattgtaaatttgatgatcccaggggtaggggttttggtatcagggtgaggccaaaatggtcagttattaaatgtgactgaacaatagaacattttgaacctcttgataactaccatttcaattcttttcaaatttcgtTTGAAGCATCTTGGGGACAAGGAGGggttaaattgtaaattgcaggaCTCCTGGGGCCTTAAGTTTGGACAAAACAGCCAAcatttttacatgtactttataacTGCACAACTTTgtaaaaaacgaaatgtacagtAGGAAGGCTACTtcaaaaattgtatatttcatgatccctggggtagatgTTCCGACTCGAGgatgggaccaaacttggtataaagTGTATATGTGAAgaacatttaaacaatatcagtgctattgatattaaattgaaagtaaatggatatttagaaagagcagacAGTTCTTTACCAAAagtataaatttgatgatcctaggggtGATGGTTTTGGTATAAGGGTTGGACCAAAatggtatttttttaaaaatttggtatgaagcacttttggaacaaaggggacagcaattgtaaatttcaggactcttgcaccTCTGGGGCTAAGCAGACATTgaccattttcaaaaaatctttaCAACCACACGTGCAAGAAAAACccaaaatataatatacatagtgatgtaaatcaacaggacctctaccaaaattgtaaatttgatgataccCATTGTAAAGGTTCTTACACCAGGGAggtgtcaaacttggtatatataatgtaattgtaattacaagatttatatagcaccccatcagcattagttctctaaagcgctttacaaatgtgagagaaaagataatataaagtAGATGTGCACAtgcatgtgaataaaatattcataatgtCACAATTAAtatgcataattattattattaatatatagcgcctaatttaaatacatatttttcctaataacataaaacaacccttaggaaaacatattttagtgggattcatattttagtgaagttagcactgtcctctgtgagctataTCATTaatatgcttgtagaaatggatatcaacattttataGTACTGCAAAAAATCTTAAGGGTGCAAACtggattttctttaaaaatatatggtCTAAAAATGCactaagttaaaaaaaaataaacactacTTTTGCACAATTCTTATGAATACAGTTATTATCCAGAAGAGTCTTGCATCCTTAAGACTAAAGCAAGCATGATCTTTTAGCCAGACTCATTGCTACCACACAATGAATATGCATAAGAAGTATATGAATGGTAATAATTCTTACAAATGACTGGTATTAATGATgtgattacatatataaaagtgTATGTTACAAAGCAACATCTATTAATCTGATGAAGGAAAGGAAAAGCTATTTTCAGACAGTTCACTACAGCTACAATAGCAATGACTGTTTCTAGTGCCACCACGGAGAGGATCCTTATTACACACTTGTAGccataaaatgtataatgaaGACATATCATGCAGAATGATACTCCATACAATTTGATTTCATGTGTTTATTTCAGTAATTAGTTTCAGTTTGAAATGgtcaaaaatattaaacataaCTATTTTTGTAATGGCAGATCACCATTTTTTTTTGCAGGAGAATCTcaaattatatagaaatatttcttCAATAAAGTATAACTTGGAAGTTCACAAGCTATACTTGGCACCAAATTATCAAGTGAAGCATGCCATCTAACAGTCTTGAccttttaaacttgaaaaagaaaagtattGACATGCCTAGCCACAACAGTTTTGTTTGTATCCTGCTACAaccaccttgacctttgaccttgagaaacaataggcttcCTCCACTTGGAATAAGGTATATGCGTATTAAATTTGACACTCCTAGCCccaacggttcggtctgtatacctacaaggttttcctactaagtaaacctatgaccttgaaaaaaaattggcatcttcctctcgtcatggtgatcaaatataccaagttataatatccaggagcttacggttcggattgcatcctgcccacaaggttttcctaataagtgatactacgaccttgacttttgaccttgaaaaaacaataggtctcttcctctcatcatggtgatgaaatgtaccaagttgtaaagtcctagggcttatggttcagtctgtatcctgcccacaaggtccggacagacagacggacgacgccataccataatacgtcctgtcttcgacgggcgtataaaaaggacacaagtatagtaacTAACTACAGTTCAATTAGCAACTGAAGGTTTACTTTTTTTGGTACTAAGTATGTAAAAAAAGAAGTAATAGCAGATGTGAAgcaggagtaggtagtcctttaccaaaattgtaaatttcatggttcTAGCTAAAATTATTATAGcgattatattttctttatcatttgaaattcttcttgaagtttgctgatatgaaataaaatctgAATGGCTGCACAttaaggaaaagcagaaaaggatttaCTAATATTGTCAATTTTGCAACTCCAAAGTATTGACTCTAGTCTAGGATGGATCCAAGTTAGTCATCATGTTAATTCTACATATTTAATGAAACGCTTTTCATCACTAAAGGCACTTTCAAGggcattgaaaaaaaatgtgttcttaaaacattATATACTATTGTTGAATATTAGTATTCAAAACAGTCCCTGGGCCTTGGGACTGGAGATcgatacttttaaaaaaaactaaaactCAGGTGATGAATACTGCATGTGGGCTGCTTGTATTTCTGGAGATGAGTGATTTATTACACGATTTGGTATGAGGGTTTTCTTCAGTAGGTTTCAGGTTTCAAACTCTTCTCACCAATCAGATCAACAGACCACTGTAAACATTTATTATGTAGTTAatctgttttttgttttttaaatttccagCTTTATGTATTTCTGAGTCTAAAGCAATTTTACAAATCCATGTTGTATGCACTTTATCAAGCAGTCAAGAAAACTAATGCATCTCaggaaaaattaattaaagtttatttattaataaaataatatttctgaaattacatgtaaactcgttaaaaaaaataaatataattatttaaacataatttatgTCACAGTATAGTATTTCTATCTGGAGAGTTAGATCACATCAACTTCGCAGGAGCAGTTCATCATAACAGTATCCAGAAAATCACAGGTGATCTGGAAAGTCGGATGTCAGTCTGCAAAATCAATAGATGGGTATAAAACATAGTCACACATTAGCACATTTTACAACATAGAAgtcaaaatacatacatgtattaatcatatacatgtgtgtatcaATACGGAAGGTCaaagttccccaagagttatttccctttgtcaaactcttccgtaaattgtgacgtaaaatatgatgacagtgggtacatttgctaattactatcattgtattatttcttaaaagataatatccagagtttctgagaccatcctatctcaggggaaaGGCAATTCTttattgagtttatgagtattggataacaaaatggctcaaacaaatactgttaattgccagctttctttgataaaagcgtcactcatgtagaagaggaaacgaataatgatttaatagccaatttgatgatcctatttaaacagattatgcttgatatggccagaatatacataccagtgattgatataaacaaaagttacgcttttttttttacatcaatcGTACGTTTactaatcgttatgtacaatgccagtctacgatataatgtatacattgtgtacccaccatacgtcataaaatgtgAAAgggttcgacaaagggaaataatttttgtgtaaCTCGGAACTTACGTATTAAAGAGTATGATCACTTTACATTTTTAGTAAAAGGACTTACTTAATAAATAAGTTTAAGACAGTCTATGTTAAAAGTTATGTTGTATAAATATCTGCCAACGTTTAGATAATTATACAAACCTCTGTCAATATCTACCACTAAATCCTCTGAATATGGAACATTAGCAGATATTTCTCCTGCATCCACGGCTTGCCTATGTACAGATGAAGTGCTGCTGCGTGAACAATTTTGTTGTTCAGGAAAACTGTTTGGCATCTCAAGTGAGGATGCAGGTAGATCATTCAGTTGACGTGTGTCGACCACGTTTAAGGGTGTAGAATCCACTTCTTCCTGATTAGAAGCATTACTGTCGTTTCTCTTGGGACTTTTAAAGCATTTACATATAATATGTGTACGAAGAGCTCTGCAACAACAGACAACCAAAACACCCTCCAACAATGAAATCCCAAGTAAAGCATAAAAACCAATGCGCCAATGCGACACAGCATCTTCATTCTGTTCACAAGATGAATTGTCCCCTTGTTTTCTATAATATTCTATTTCTGCTATTTGTTGTCTAGGGGATAGCATATGCGCAATTCTCTCAAAACATTCAAACCACAAATAGCTGTCTGTGGAATTGTACACTGGTTCGCAAGGAGACAGTTTGTAAGTCGTGCACTCTTCACCGTAGTTTTGTTGTATGTTTTACTACCTTCATTATACTCTAGACAATAACCAAAGACTGGCTGTTTACAAGCACACACTATGTACATAACATTACCCGTACTGCTGGGTACATAATGAGGATACTGCACCTCtccattatcacatgtatcgttacAGGTAATGTCCTTCGTCAGCTCTTTATATTCCCGTTCGTTTCTAGGTAAAACGTTAATTATCCTTATAATACTTGCTGTCTTTGAAATGGGACCGGTTGCCATGTGAAACGTTGCTGCTATTAATGCTAAATAAAATATACTAGAATCATccattttagttcgaatatgcTACACAATGAAAACAACCCATAGTCTCGCGCGGAAGTGAGCGGAATAAAAGAGACGTatccaatctctacccagagttatcgttcccgctacgctccactagaGTTATCGTTCACGCTACGCTCCGCAGCGTAATACGTATCCGGTAAGGGAACATAGATTTACCCCAAAACACCTAAGAATACCCCAAAACACCAAAAAATATCATAGAACAGTAGAGTAAACTACCAATATCGTTcatatattaaagaaaaattaaaaatattctaaaaaaaataataaattgatgaaatttgaGTGCAATGAACCTCGTAAGACGTATCTAAAGGGTGCCATTTACAAAACACGGACAAGTCACGGACGCACGGATGCACAGAAATcgaaaaaatagtacaaatcacgGATTCATTTTGCACGATGATAAAATTTTCtgtgcattttttaaattacaaaatcaattgATTTGTGACTTTGAATATACTTCCCAGGCAATATGTAGTTAGAATCTATAAGTCACGGAAATAgtcagtgcattgtgacgtcatcataaTTGTTTCGTCACAAACATTTGTCCGTGATtgtatgcaatatttctttgattttattttgtgaactcaatcacattttaattagtgttagaatcaggcctgtgaagtccatcacatgctaattagtgttagaatcaggcccgtgaactcaatcacatcctaattatgcccgtgaactggatcacattttaattagtgttataataaggcccgtgaactggatcacattttaattagtgttataataaggcccgtgaactggatcatatcctaattagtgttagaatcaggcccgtgaaccaAGGACTCATTTTGCACGGATAACAAGTTTCCgtgaattagaaaaaaatgtattatgtCTACTGACTTGTCATTGTATTCTGAACATCTGAATTCATAAAGTGAACAGTAATATTTTGTTCTGGAGAATGCATTATATTTGCAATGCTTATTTGAATAGCGGACGAAATCGAATTTGACATTGCACTGTGATAGATTAAAGTTTTActgataaaaatatgaaattgacattccgtttttaacagattttacggatcaataaaattaaaatctagAAACACATTTATTACATCCGTAAACACATAAAATCACGGAAATTGGATAAACAAAAAGTCACGGACGATTTTTTAAAGTCACGGATTCACGGACGATTTTAAAGTCACGGACGATTTTTTTAGTCACGGATAACAAAGCTAcggaaattctgtaaattgttCTTATTGAAGAATTATAAGAAATAacgattaaaataaaatattattctaaaaatatagTCTTCCGTCTGTAATTTAGTGTAAATTTCGCATGTTTATAACAAttagaatgacgtcacaatgcacggaaAATGTCCGTGACTGGTAGATTCTACCTACATATCCCCTACCTACATGCACCCTAAAAAAATTCAGAGTATGTTCGAAGTCACAAATCAATagtatattctatatttaaaaaatgcacgGAAAATGTTATCATCCGTGCAAAATGAATCCGTGATTTGGACTATTTTCTATTTCCGTGCGTCCGTGACTCTCCCTGTTTTGTCAACCTCCATGACAACTCGAACGTGTTCTCAATGTAAGTTTTCATTCATTAGCAGATTGAGTCagttcatttttgttgttgtatttgCTTGATTGTCCCTTTGTCATCATCGttatgatattttttatatgtaaattcaatacacagaaaaataaaacttgcaTGGTCAGTCTGAGAACTTCTTTAGATTTGTAATATTCAccaatattgataaaatattttttgtcttatataaataaataaatagattgaaaaaatatattacttGTTATTATTTTATTGATCGACAATATTTTTCTCTCAACAATTAATGTAAATCAATGAATGTCTTTTTGTTGTCTTGGCATTTACTGGCCGCTTCCTCTGTCCGGGTTTCTTTGCAACCCCCAGCAGCTTTACTGACAACCGAGTATGTTCCATCAGTGGAAGTCACATATTTCTCTGGAACAGGAGAAACGTTGGAATTTTGGatctttattttgtttcaaGTACCGTATGGATTATCTGTATGCTGTTTGAAAAACAGCTAGCATAACCAAGTACACAACATTTGGCTTAGTCCTTTATTGTAAGCTGtgggtatgtgtgtgtgtaggcGTGTGGTAAAGTGCTGAAACAAGTACAAATAACACATAAATATGACATGAAAGAtaatagcatatatatatatatatatatatatatatatatatatatatatatataacaaacataGATACCTGCAAACATATATAATCAACACAATAAAAATACTTGTAATGATATTACATGACAACATACCAAAAAATATGCACCCAGTCTGAAAACTGTAACCTGACAGAAATTGACGTGTCGGGTCTAAATAGGATAATAAACCAAACTAGAAATgtagaatttacaatttaactTTAGAGTTATGTATTAAAGTTAATCAAATAATAAAGAACAGGAACAGTAGAAACAGAAAGAAAGATTGCAGAATGGAGAAACTAGAATGAGATCCAGATGGAAGCAATAGAACAGAGTGGATTGGAGAGAGTTTCGGTCCTATGTGTTTTGGCATGGAGAGAACTAAGTAATGTCTAGATTGTTGGAGATAGGATGACCAGGAATATGAATGGATGTGCTGGAAACTGTACTAAGACCCTGATGTATTTGGATAGATTTACATACAATCCTGATTTTGCTAGgtaaaacttgaaaaaaatcctCAACTCATACTTTAGCTGAcattgtacttattaatatctCAAATGAACATATATTTAGACATACGATATCTAAACTATGGAGTCTATGCACATTTCCACAACGGATAATAGGTTATGATATATGTGTGAAATCTTTTCCTATAGTATGCACATGTTAACACATTAGTTTAAATGATGATGTATATCTTATGACTATGGAAGAAAATGTGTTGAAAACAGAATGTGTCTAGAGGAGTTGTTGCCCttgaatgtaattcattatttacacGAGGTTGAAAAATAATCCAGCATACAATAGTACTAAATGCAtcatgttaaaatacatttatgaatggTATAAGTGATACTGTTAATACACTTTGTGAAATCATATTattgttatgtttaataaatttcaaggctgcacatttgtacattttacaatataatattctgCACTGTGGTATCAAATTCCCTTAACCTAATTTAAGAGTTACATAGTCATTAACAGCAAGTTAATTATGATATGCTATGTAGTTTGTCaaagggcattagctgtgaaagtgatgacaacctttttattaaaaatctctcaatggcataggaatatatattaatgcctaataaaaacatttattttgtacaaaaacaagagaaacctaataaaacgaTGATAGATTGCCACATTTAGTGTACAGAAATacataaggaagaattattgtcttgcaagacaataattatttaattaccaAAATTCATGTGATATTTATACACATTCATGTGCCTGGTTTGaggttaaaaggtgtttgaaataattaaatactggtgttattactgaaatatacatgtatgatatggagcgatttttatttaattaaatgtttggtatcaaaatgacagctaatgcccctttaataaTAACTATCCTCAATGCACATCATAATGACTTTGTTTAGCTTGAAAGAATATTGGCTATAAGGAATCttgatcataaatattaaaaatgtttttaatttctctCAAGGAGTTCCTTATAAACAAGcataaaatcatgattataTAACATTGACTCTTGTGTGTTTCAATCTGTTAGACTTTCCCATTTTATTGCATTTCTTGAAAGTTGTGTTAAAATAATTGGTGGTCTTGAAAAAGACTGTTGTAGTGAACAGCAAAGGTCAACTGCTATTCAAGAGTCTGTGTACCTAGTCACCAAGGGCAAGGATAGAGGTCGTGTGGTTCTGCATTTCACAGGGCCATTTAAGGAGCTAAAAGAATACAGTGTTAATGacaattatttccatgaatAATGAGAGACATCTCCCATCTCTTGTTAAAGTGTtcttctttaaagattttttggGAGACGAGAAACACTTTATTTCATGCACAAAGACACCAAATTAAAAGTGGAGCTTGTTCATCCTTAGTGACTTTCGTGTCATTATCTTCCATGTGTCTTATAAAGCTGTGCAAATACTAGTGCTTACATAATGCACAGACACGTGAAGTGTGGGTAGTGTACGTGTACAGATGTTGTGTACGTGTACAGATGTTGTGTAGATACCACCACCCCTCCACTGTCTACAAAACATATACCCGTAGAACCAGTAATATCACCAGGATATGTTATTTTCCCACCGATCAGCTTCATAAGTCATTATGAAGTGCGTTCTACATTCTATGAGCTCTGGTGAGATATTGATACATACCGTACCACTGGATCTAAAAGAAAGCAGTTTTATCACCATCCCATTCCAATTTGATATCCTTTACTCTCAAGCAAAAATTTTACTAAGAAAACACATTTAAATTCTGGTTTTTGTATAAAACACATATTATATCTTTAAGTATTGTGCCCTGTTGATAATCCTAAGACACCCTTATTTCTGGTTATTTGATATGAATACACTGTTTAATATAGTTAAtgcttttttgtttttaatcatttttCCCCTCGGGACATCGTGCAGTTAATGAGATATTTGATAAAAGAACCGAACGCagatgaaaacattaaattcaCATTCGGGTAAAGGCTGGcaattattttcaatatctataacattgatatatcaCTCCGCTACAAACTCTTAACAGCCGCGGTTGCGTAGAGGTTAgtgcgttcgccccgcatgcggaaggacgggttcgaatcccagccgcgacagaTCTAAcacagcggggttaaggtgtcccgggtaaaataacaagtaataacagcatattcatataaaagtaaaattctttcaagcgtcgcatatttttagtaaaaatcgtttgtcaatacattaacaaacatcgtatcacgtgggaaaatcctttgcttacctattacgtcgtcatacaagtgacgtagagctatttttatccgctagacttttagttgtttatcacctcgttccaggtgaaagatgcactcaaatcatttgcagctTGGGCTTGATGTTTCGACATtaatatggtaaatttaaagagtgatgcggatcggtacaatatcctctcaaatataacaatttccataatctcaactcaaatgttgggcattttccacattcacatccaaatcgtatctaaaccaggcaaaatattgtaccttccatatcaaaatcctaaatctgcaactagttacctttctgaatatgcctaggtcgaaataaaatatcgtcatctttcacctgtaacgagtcgatatgtacatgcgttggttttctttattcaaaatgacaatacacatcgggggcgatatcaaggtcacaaagtgacgtaaagattactttacagtctttcgttcacatattatatataaatatatgagacttatatattattgaagaaatttagggggggggggggtcatttgacaaacagattaaaacacatacagcttgaacactagataacggcaataaatagcgagaaaatattatgacattttccccgcaaTACAACTATAtgccaatccgaaaacatgagttatctttccttgatccggaacgtagtgcccttgcgtaacagtagtttaagacttccgggtagttACATTCAAtctgggatcgtacctggtcaattccagggtttggggtattcaacaataactaatttaaactaattggtatgattttagtggactgccaaaatatacaaatatgtcctaaccttatctaagttaattatcatcaaacagagaatcactatatcaatcagaggcaagcaacgataactggtagtgctaacttaacaaaatgtagagcccagtcgccctcggattaccccatatactgtaggacgccttattcaggacggacagtatatgtggtagcccttcaaccactacactcactgtaggatgccttattcaggacggacaatgagtatagcggcctgaacgacggtctgttcagccaatgcggacgacaccaaagaaaaaaaaaactatggctagcctctttactggaggtcaacgtcttcgtggcaggccagacttctgatggccttccaaattcactctctaactgtaagaacaggTGAGGAATTGTTTACTATGAATACTTTATTAGTACACATAATCTCGTCCTCTCAACTTGGCTGGGTCTTCTATCTGGATGACACTGACGACTGCGGAGTctcggtatttatacacaaatgagatcacgtgatgtaaagtgactaattgagaactccgcatggtcgtacctcaaatatctggaatcattacagtatattcgagaagcgtcattatcaacagtgcagaataccgcaaagatattgctgtataattttacagtaatcatgccaacaaatatgttaacgttaataaaaaatcccaatgcataagtttacttcatacacgtgaaaataaccaactttgcatgtaaaaataatagaaaattaatgttgtaagtagagaaggacccccccctccccgatagaattttctatcgttaaagtgatgtaatttcctacggCGGGCCTGTCatgagacacagttagattattctaactaccctTCCCCCTCCCACTTTccaggatttcacgtgttttatgactgaaattagtatatattatatattgcatacatttcatcagtatctttagcccgtgtttcaatagtcagatttataataaaatatcagaagttacttgttcaatatcaatgtagtacattcaacGATAACAGTTCTGCCACGATGaacgtctaggtatgtcggactgacacctctggattttcaaaatgtccatctctttgattggcgagtaaaatttatcccagcctgtacttgtaagtgagagtccactgacagatttccagctgactactcacaaattttatacagtttcaaatacaagtataaccataaagaaattcatcgtcacaaaccatctttaaactgacacatttacacatacaattgttttgaaaataaaataacttataattgaacgccctgaatttatagtcggcaagagtgtgtacctgtaaatacagccatttggggtaaaatatttggagttttactcaaattattttgtaaatttgtggcgaaaaggggaatctaaatctgtcattgcaatttctgttatgacacgatacgtgcctatatataatcacttacatttcaagggggctaaaacgaatGAAAGAGGGAAGAcacagagacgtcaaaagcattctattgggggTTAAACTTTCCTTCCCCCGGAAagtacatttgagaatataccccccccccccggatcacacaggtctatgaaaaataatttatatcaatcgagcaatattgaataaaattgattaattttttttatttaattacctatttttctgcattttaaacatatcagttgatattttaaaacaatttcagtctcatgctgcagtgtacaaatgatttgcacacagaatgaacacgtccaggtactttggagaaagttacccaaacattacgatctggtttatttttgaaagaatcgATTGGTAGTGGTGGAATAACTTTAGCGCTGATAAAACAACgagagcgttgatttcctaatttaattgatttttttttttttggagatcCTTGCACGTCTCGATCCTCGTAAAAACCCGAGCTTTGAGTTGATGAGATACCATCATCTCTTGAAAATCAGAAGTTTTGTtctgatttcatacaaaataattatgtcagtcgtCATTGGagatatatgtaaacaaatgaatgtctgcgtgatttccaatattcagtttttaaccccaacccccaacccccgaAAAATCACAgccgactcgat
This genomic interval carries:
- the LOC125660727 gene encoding uncharacterized protein LOC125660727, which translates into the protein MLSPRQQIAEIEYYRKQGDNSSCEQNEDAVSHWRIGFYALLGISLLEGVLVVCCCRALRTHIICKCFKSPKRNDSNASNQEEVDSTPLNVVDTRQLNDLPASSLEMPNSFPEQQNCSRSSTSSVHRQAVDAGEISANVPYSEDLVVDIDRD